A genome region from Jeongeupia sp. HS-3 includes the following:
- a CDS encoding methyl-accepting chemotaxis protein codes for MTVKTRLITLIAAFAVALALLSGLGIYQLNRLDSHVDEINGNVIPSLRYLNEANISFQRMRVTTFRHLNSASTQDQAELEKRIGSYKEKIAQSFSDYEKNVLTAGDSKDASLLAEDRESFRNFMQIQDKALALSRLAQRDEANELLTKSYADSQRVAAALDAHVKYSEEWSVEQDRAAGETFKSAVLQSTLCLLVGLLGAGAFGWISYRAIVTPLNGMRDAIRGVEQDLDFKRRAKTDGKGEVGEAITAFNRLMDKVQSSLGQLQRGAGEVSGAASELSDASGQVAKSANYQSDATASMASSVEEMTVSISHVSDRAGEAQNLARESGQLALQGGEVIGRTVHEINQIADGVGEAAARLSELEQQTQQISSVIGVIRDVADQTNLLALNAAIEAARAGEQGRGFAVVADEVRKLAERTANSTAEISKIIETVGERAQRSVAGMNQAVELVKSGVAQADAAREVIDQIGGKAEQTVHMVNDISAALREQSLASSNIAQQVERIAQMTEENSAIAEQTNSSAKQLGELASNMQRETSQYRI; via the coding sequence ATGACAGTCAAAACACGATTAATTACGCTGATTGCCGCCTTTGCTGTAGCGCTGGCTTTGCTTTCCGGTCTGGGGATCTATCAGCTGAATCGGCTCGACAGCCATGTTGACGAGATCAACGGTAACGTCATTCCCAGTTTGCGTTATTTGAACGAAGCGAACATTTCCTTTCAACGGATGCGGGTCACCACCTTTCGCCACCTTAATTCGGCAAGCACGCAAGATCAGGCCGAGCTTGAAAAACGCATCGGCAGTTACAAGGAAAAAATTGCGCAGTCGTTCAGTGACTACGAAAAAAATGTCCTCACCGCCGGTGATTCGAAGGACGCCAGCCTGCTGGCCGAGGATCGCGAAAGCTTCCGCAACTTCATGCAGATTCAGGACAAGGCACTGGCGCTGTCACGGCTGGCGCAGCGTGACGAAGCGAACGAGCTGCTGACGAAAAGCTACGCGGACTCGCAACGCGTCGCCGCTGCGCTGGATGCGCATGTCAAGTACAGCGAGGAATGGTCGGTCGAGCAGGACAGGGCTGCCGGTGAAACATTCAAGAGCGCAGTTCTCCAGTCCACCCTCTGTTTGCTGGTCGGCTTGCTTGGCGCCGGTGCATTCGGCTGGATCAGCTATCGTGCCATCGTGACGCCACTGAATGGTATGCGTGACGCCATTCGTGGGGTTGAGCAGGATCTCGACTTCAAGCGTCGTGCCAAGACCGATGGCAAGGGCGAAGTGGGTGAAGCGATTACCGCCTTCAATCGGCTGATGGACAAGGTGCAGAGTAGTTTGGGGCAGTTGCAGCGCGGTGCCGGTGAGGTGTCTGGCGCGGCGAGCGAGTTGTCGGATGCGTCGGGGCAAGTCGCCAAGAGCGCCAACTACCAGAGCGATGCCACCGCGAGCATGGCCTCGTCGGTCGAAGAAATGACCGTCAGCATCAGCCACGTCTCCGATCGCGCCGGTGAGGCGCAGAATTTGGCGCGTGAATCCGGCCAGCTGGCGCTGCAGGGGGGCGAAGTGATCGGCCGTACCGTGCACGAGATTAATCAGATCGCCGATGGCGTGGGCGAGGCGGCTGCGCGTTTGAGCGAGCTCGAGCAGCAAACTCAGCAGATCTCGTCGGTGATTGGCGTGATTCGCGATGTTGCGGATCAGACCAATCTGCTGGCGTTGAATGCGGCCATCGAGGCGGCCCGCGCCGGTGAACAGGGGCGTGGTTTTGCCGTTGTCGCCGATGAGGTTCGCAAGCTGGCCGAGCGCACCGCCAATTCGACCGCGGAGATTTCAAAAATCATTGAAACGGTAGGCGAGCGCGCGCAACGCTCGGTCGCGGGGATGAATCAGGCGGTTGAATTGGTTAAATCCGGCGTGGCGCAGGCAGATGCGGCGCGCGAGGTGATCGATCAGATTGGCGGCAAGGCGGAGCAAACCGTGCATATGGTCAACGATATTTCGGCGGCGCTGCGTGAACAATCATTGGCCAGCTCGAATATCGCTCAGCAGGTTGAGCGGATTGCACAGATGACCGAAGAAAATAGCGCGATTGCCGAGCAAACCAATAGCTCAGCCAAACAACTTGGCGAGTTGGCCAGTAATATGCAACGGGAAACATCGCAATACCGTATTTAA